The Enterococcus rotai genome includes a window with the following:
- a CDS encoding Gfo/Idh/MocA family protein translates to MKIGVIGLGNIAQKAYLPVYSQLRDQATFILSTRNEQTRKEISEKYGFNEMVSSTEELIQAGISACFVHAATNVHGQLVKQLLEAGIHVFVDKPLSENLAEVKEIQTLAAEKKLLLMVGFNRRFAPFVAELKAVENKNMLLIQKNRVASESSANFVIYDLFLHVADTLVYLLDDDIRHVQTKIIEENNLLKRAFLQVETATTTAIASMNLYAGANTETYQLTSPDGTFVLENLTDFALQNQFGTQLKNFGDWATTLEKRGFEQMVVEFITAVQTNDGTQLKQEKIFTSHELCAQMLRKHQEHIL, encoded by the coding sequence ATGAAAATCGGTGTTATCGGCCTTGGAAATATCGCACAAAAAGCCTATTTACCTGTATATTCTCAACTAAGAGATCAAGCAACCTTTATTTTATCTACCAGAAATGAACAAACCCGCAAAGAAATCAGTGAAAAATACGGATTCAATGAAATGGTGTCTTCTACAGAAGAATTGATTCAAGCTGGAATATCTGCTTGCTTTGTTCATGCTGCAACTAACGTTCACGGGCAACTTGTCAAACAATTACTTGAAGCTGGTATCCATGTTTTTGTCGATAAACCTCTAAGTGAAAACTTAGCTGAAGTCAAAGAAATTCAAACACTAGCAGCAGAAAAAAAACTACTTTTAATGGTCGGTTTTAATCGTCGCTTTGCACCATTTGTGGCAGAATTAAAAGCTGTTGAAAATAAAAATATGCTATTGATCCAAAAAAATCGAGTAGCTTCAGAGTCTTCAGCTAATTTTGTGATCTATGATTTATTTTTACATGTTGCTGATACACTTGTTTATCTACTCGATGATGATATTCGACATGTCCAAACAAAAATCATCGAGGAAAATAATCTGTTAAAAAGAGCGTTTCTCCAAGTTGAAACAGCAACAACAACAGCGATTGCTTCTATGAACCTTTACGCTGGCGCAAACACTGAGACATATCAGTTAACAAGTCCAGATGGAACCTTTGTTTTAGAGAATCTGACTGATTTCGCGCTCCAAAATCAATTTGGAACCCAACTAAAAAACTTCGGTGATTGGGCAACGACTTTAGAGAAACGAGGCTTTGAACAAATGGTGGTGGAATTTATCACAGCAGTTCAAACAAATGATGGGACACAGTTAAAACAAGAAAAAATCTTTACTAGTCATGAGCTTTGCGCGCAAATGTTGCGCAAGCATCAAGAACATATTTTATAG
- a CDS encoding chloride channel protein: MKLNVKELSLLIYGIVLSSIIGLISFIFLRLEGIGSELLWDLVAPDNHFRVFYILGITFVGGCLLGISRKKWGNLPHTVHDSMTELKQNKTLDYSTVFQSLGIALIVLVFGAGVGPEAGLLSAVIYFSVWQADKLRYYYFHYDELKGLSVRNRAARLLSPHKHLLTYDEKRVISERQKLKKKIFYLLFIVNGLVSFFLLMKMTGQPSFISKMGESHWTWSELWIGLPLVVFGLLFGKGYSLFTEFLKKHLDFWHEFPVRKALIGSLSIFLIGVFVPNLLFSGQLSLSLAPFVGSQASFLVLTLIALLKLLFLQICLNTGWIGGDIFPIVFSAIIQGFAVSQLFPQTDRLLIVAIVSTSIAIAIIKSPLPVGIFMMLFFPLNLSPIILVTAAILLGVKKVSSGLMEKS; the protein is encoded by the coding sequence ATGAAGCTAAATGTAAAAGAATTAAGCTTGTTGATTTATGGTATTGTATTGAGTAGCATTATTGGGCTGATCTCCTTTATTTTTTTAAGATTGGAAGGAATAGGCTCTGAATTGCTTTGGGACTTGGTTGCACCAGATAACCATTTCCGCGTTTTTTATATTTTAGGAATTACTTTCGTTGGCGGCTGTCTGCTAGGAATTTCCCGAAAAAAATGGGGAAATTTACCTCATACTGTTCATGATTCAATGACAGAGTTAAAGCAAAATAAAACACTGGATTATAGTACTGTCTTTCAAAGTTTAGGGATTGCATTGATTGTATTAGTTTTTGGTGCAGGTGTAGGACCAGAAGCGGGCTTATTAAGTGCAGTGATTTACTTTTCGGTCTGGCAAGCAGATAAACTGCGTTATTATTACTTTCACTATGACGAGTTGAAAGGATTATCTGTGCGAAATCGTGCAGCACGCTTGTTGAGTCCTCATAAACATTTACTGACCTATGATGAAAAAAGAGTTATAAGTGAACGTCAGAAGTTGAAAAAAAAGATTTTTTATTTATTGTTTATCGTGAATGGTTTAGTCTCTTTTTTTCTATTAATGAAAATGACAGGGCAACCCTCTTTTATTTCTAAAATGGGGGAGTCTCATTGGACTTGGTCAGAGTTGTGGATAGGCTTACCATTAGTTGTATTTGGGTTGTTATTTGGGAAAGGCTATAGTCTTTTTACTGAATTCTTAAAAAAACACTTAGATTTTTGGCATGAGTTTCCGGTTCGTAAAGCATTAATAGGCTCGCTCTCAATCTTTTTAATTGGTGTTTTTGTCCCCAATTTACTTTTTTCAGGGCAACTATCACTGTCACTTGCACCATTTGTAGGGAGCCAAGCTTCATTTCTGGTACTGACACTGATTGCGTTGCTTAAATTATTGTTCTTGCAAATATGTCTCAATACAGGCTGGATCGGAGGCGATATCTTTCCAATTGTCTTTTCAGCGATCATTCAAGGGTTTGCTGTATCGCAGTTATTCCCTCAAACAGACCGCTTATTGATTGTTGCTATCGTGAGTACTAGTATTGCTATCGCAATTATAAAGTCACCATTGCCAGTTGGCATATTTATGATGCTGTTTTTCCCACTAAACCTCAGTCCGATTATTCTAGTGACGGCCGCAATTTTATTAGGAGTAAAAAAGGTATCTAGTGGTTTAATGGAAAAAAGTTAA
- a CDS encoding exodeoxyribonuclease III, producing MKCISWNVNGLRAVVKKNFMEVFNELDADFFCLQETKLQEGQIDLDLPGYYQYWNYAEKKGYSGTAIFAKEEAISVRYGMDLEEHDQEGRLITLEYPNFFMITCYTPNSQNELKRLDYRMTWEDAFRAYLNELSKEKPVILCGDLNVAHQNIDLKNWKTNQKNAGFTPEERAKFTELLDSGFIDTYRHFYPDQEGVYSWWSYRFNARKNNAGWRIDYFVVSDVLKEALTSAKIHTEITGSDHCPVEVDLTIA from the coding sequence ATGAAATGTATCTCGTGGAATGTTAACGGCTTACGTGCTGTTGTTAAGAAAAATTTTATGGAAGTATTTAATGAATTAGATGCAGATTTTTTCTGCTTACAAGAAACCAAATTACAAGAAGGACAAATTGATTTAGATTTACCTGGCTACTATCAATATTGGAACTATGCTGAGAAAAAGGGCTACTCGGGTACTGCAATTTTTGCTAAAGAAGAAGCGATTAGTGTTCGATATGGTATGGATCTTGAGGAACATGATCAAGAAGGCCGTCTGATCACATTAGAATATCCTAACTTCTTTATGATCACCTGTTATACGCCTAATTCACAAAATGAACTAAAACGTTTGGATTACCGCATGACTTGGGAAGACGCTTTTCGTGCGTATTTAAACGAATTAAGTAAAGAAAAACCAGTGATTCTATGTGGTGACCTAAATGTTGCCCATCAAAATATTGATTTAAAAAATTGGAAAACGAATCAAAAAAATGCCGGATTCACACCAGAAGAACGGGCGAAGTTCACAGAATTATTGGATAGTGGTTTTATTGATACCTATCGCCATTTTTATCCTGATCAAGAAGGCGTTTATTCTTGGTGGAGCTATCGTTTTAATGCTCGGAAGAATAATGCTGGATGGAGAATCGATTATTTTGTCGTTTCTGATGTTTTGAAAGAGGCTTTAACCAGTGCGAAGATCCATACTGAGATTACTGGTAGTGATCATTGTCCGGTTGAGGTTGATTTAACGATTGCTTAA
- a CDS encoding 3'-5' exonuclease: MNFYSIDFETASYAKHSACSVALVKVENNKIVDEYYSLIKPETDFFWKNIQIHGIKPEDVVDAPKFPDVWRQIQSCFKPNSLVVAHNAPFDCGVLAGCLDYYGIAQPNYLSLCTVKTSRKLFPELPNHKLNTICENLNIQLDNHHDALEDSRACAEILLYQEKHFGVEPLKKLVTIK; encoded by the coding sequence ATGAATTTTTATTCCATAGACTTTGAAACAGCTAGTTATGCCAAGCATAGCGCTTGTTCTGTCGCATTAGTAAAGGTAGAAAATAATAAAATCGTTGATGAATATTATTCTCTAATTAAACCAGAAACAGATTTTTTCTGGAAAAATATTCAAATCCATGGTATCAAGCCAGAAGATGTCGTTGATGCGCCAAAGTTTCCTGATGTTTGGCGTCAAATCCAATCTTGTTTCAAACCAAATAGTTTAGTGGTTGCTCATAACGCCCCCTTTGACTGTGGTGTTTTAGCAGGTTGTTTGGATTATTATGGTATCGCTCAGCCGAATTACCTTTCGTTATGTACAGTGAAAACTAGCCGTAAATTATTTCCAGAACTCCCTAACCACAAGTTAAATACTATTTGTGAAAATCTAAATATCCAATTAGACAATCACCATGATGCTTTGGAAGATAGTCGGGCATGTGCTGAAATTTTATTGTATCAAGAAAAACATTTTGGAGTAGAACCACTGAAGAAACTTGTCACGATAAAATAG
- a CDS encoding acyltransferase yields MKVRKSNFEFFRILSAFVIIMHHYVLHSDWNFGEKLGMKPIFLDIIESAGKFGVNCFLLISGYFLVNKVFKPKKLLHLWLQVFFYSISIFLIFAFFGKDHSILNVKNTILASFPIVFQQYWFISSYVLLYCLSPFLNILVENMNKKQHLSLLIVFFVFLSIKPVISLLVANYGAVESGMWFLFIYFIAAYIKIYPESFTKSAKSYFIKGAVVFLIIVFLIILLAVYNHQSENALSKGLIMDMQSPLYLLLAILLFCGVKNWDIGSIPVVNLLGSATLGVYLIHDNSYVRHFLWKELTVFKAPYYGINLVWTSALIIISVYVVCSVIDILRQKLFILLHIVE; encoded by the coding sequence ATGAAAGTTAGAAAATCAAATTTTGAATTTTTTCGGATATTAAGTGCATTTGTGATTATAATGCATCATTATGTTCTTCATTCAGACTGGAATTTTGGAGAAAAATTAGGTATGAAGCCAATTTTTCTTGATATTATTGAATCGGCAGGGAAATTTGGAGTAAATTGTTTTTTATTGATTAGTGGATACTTTTTAGTGAATAAAGTATTTAAACCAAAAAAATTACTACATTTATGGTTACAAGTGTTTTTTTACTCAATAAGTATTTTTTTGATTTTTGCTTTTTTTGGAAAAGATCATTCTATCTTGAACGTTAAAAATACTATTTTAGCAAGTTTTCCCATTGTGTTTCAACAATATTGGTTCATTAGTTCTTATGTGCTATTATACTGCTTGTCACCATTCTTAAATATCTTAGTGGAGAATATGAACAAGAAGCAACATTTGTCTCTTTTAATAGTTTTTTTTGTATTTCTATCAATTAAGCCAGTTATATCATTGTTAGTAGCTAATTACGGTGCTGTTGAAAGTGGTATGTGGTTTTTGTTTATTTATTTTATTGCTGCCTATATAAAGATATATCCTGAATCATTTACTAAGAGTGCTAAAAGTTATTTTATAAAAGGTGCTGTTGTTTTTCTGATTATAGTTTTTCTGATTATATTACTTGCTGTTTACAATCATCAAAGTGAAAATGCACTTTCTAAAGGTCTAATAATGGACATGCAAAGTCCTCTTTATCTTCTTTTGGCAATCTTGCTTTTTTGTGGAGTCAAGAATTGGGATATTGGTTCTATACCTGTGGTGAACTTATTGGGTTCTGCAACATTAGGAGTTTACCTGATACATGATAATAGTTATGTTCGCCATTTTCTATGGAAAGAGTTAACAGTATTCAAAGCTCCATACTATGGGATAAATTTAGTTTGGACTTCTGCGCTAATTATTATTTCAGTATATGTTGTCTGCTCGGTAATTGATATTTTGAGACAAAAGTTATTTATTTTGCTACACATTGTAGAATAA
- a CDS encoding FAD-dependent oxidoreductase, with translation MSQEIYDLIVIGGGSAALSAGIYAGRAMLDTLIIEKDKIGGQVTTTSEIVNYPAIRATTGPELMEDMRLQALDFGVEFTTDEIIDVDLSQTVKTVKSATKTYQAYAVIIATGASARKIGFPGEVEFTGRGIAYCSTCDGEFFQGLDIFVLGGGYAAAEEAVYLTRYGKSVTMIIREPDFTCAKLTAEAAKQHPDIKIIYNTEVKEITGDDFVRKAVFVNNETGEETTYEAPADSTFGMFVFAGNKPSTEIFEGKVELDRGYVPTNENMETNVPGVYAAGDLRIKELRQIVTAVADGAIAATNAQKYITEEKTKAGLPIVNERMEKRLAKQHAENKEAQPKAEKKPAKATSGNNTWFPDAMREQLGGIFGKLTKNVTLLQVMDSSEEKSLELNSFLTEFASLSEKILLETVQKGTDVEAKYGIDKLPSVVVLNDQGEYTGIKFSGIPSGHEVNSIVLAVYNVGGAGQPIEEPVVNKIKALPKKKVQIFVSLTCHYCPDVVAACQRIASINHNVEAEMIDIGVFPELKTEKKIMSVPAMIIDDQEIVFGSKNMDEIVEILEK, from the coding sequence ATGAGTCAAGAAATTTATGATTTGATCGTAATTGGCGGCGGGTCAGCTGCTTTATCAGCGGGAATTTATGCAGGTCGTGCAATGTTAGATACATTGATCATCGAAAAAGACAAGATCGGCGGACAAGTAACGACGACTTCTGAAATCGTGAACTATCCAGCGATTCGAGCAACAACTGGTCCTGAATTGATGGAAGACATGCGTTTACAAGCCCTGGATTTTGGTGTTGAATTTACAACAGATGAAATCATCGATGTTGATTTAAGCCAAACAGTTAAAACGGTCAAGTCTGCGACTAAAACCTATCAAGCTTATGCTGTGATCATTGCAACAGGAGCTTCTGCACGCAAAATTGGTTTCCCTGGTGAAGTTGAATTTACAGGCCGCGGCATTGCCTATTGTTCAACCTGTGATGGTGAATTCTTCCAAGGATTAGATATTTTCGTACTTGGCGGTGGTTATGCAGCAGCTGAAGAAGCAGTTTATTTAACTCGTTATGGTAAATCAGTCACAATGATCATTCGTGAACCAGATTTTACTTGTGCCAAATTAACAGCAGAAGCAGCCAAACAGCATCCAGATATCAAGATCATCTACAATACAGAAGTCAAAGAAATTACAGGTGATGACTTTGTTCGTAAAGCGGTCTTTGTCAACAATGAAACAGGCGAAGAAACGACTTACGAAGCACCAGCTGACAGTACTTTTGGGATGTTTGTTTTTGCAGGAAATAAACCAAGTACTGAGATTTTTGAAGGCAAAGTCGAATTAGATCGTGGCTATGTCCCTACGAATGAAAATATGGAAACCAATGTACCTGGAGTATATGCAGCTGGGGACTTACGAATCAAAGAACTCCGTCAAATCGTTACAGCTGTAGCAGATGGCGCAATTGCTGCGACGAATGCACAAAAATATATCACAGAAGAAAAAACAAAAGCTGGTTTGCCAATCGTCAATGAGCGTATGGAAAAACGTTTAGCGAAGCAACATGCTGAAAATAAAGAAGCTCAACCAAAAGCAGAGAAGAAACCTGCTAAAGCGACAAGCGGCAATAACACTTGGTTCCCTGACGCAATGAGAGAACAATTAGGTGGTATTTTTGGTAAATTAACGAAGAATGTTACCTTATTACAAGTTATGGATAGCAGCGAAGAAAAATCGCTAGAATTGAATTCTTTTCTAACAGAGTTTGCGTCATTGAGTGAGAAGATTTTATTGGAAACCGTTCAAAAAGGTACAGACGTAGAAGCAAAATATGGTATTGATAAATTACCAAGTGTAGTTGTCTTAAATGATCAAGGTGAATACACTGGAATCAAGTTTAGCGGAATTCCGAGTGGTCATGAAGTCAACTCAATTGTTTTAGCGGTCTACAATGTGGGAGGCGCTGGACAGCCAATAGAAGAGCCTGTCGTAAATAAAATCAAAGCATTACCTAAAAAGAAAGTACAGATTTTCGTGTCATTGACCTGTCACTATTGCCCAGATGTGGTAGCGGCCTGTCAACGGATTGCTTCAATCAATCATAATGTTGAAGCTGAAATGATCGATATCGGTGTTTTCCCAGAACTGAAAACAGAGAAGAAAATCATGAGCGTTCCTGCGATGATCATTGATGATCAGGAAATTGTCTTTGGTTCTAAAAATATGGATGAAATTGTTGAAATTTTAGAGAAATAA
- the ahpC gene encoding alkyl hydroperoxide reductase subunit C, whose protein sequence is MNLINTKLLDFECDAYQDGDFIKVSTADVLGKWSIFFFYPADFSFVCPTELGDMQDHYDHLKELNCEVYSVSEDSHFVHKAWADATDTIGKIKYPMLADPNGKIARFFGVLNEDLGQAYRGTFIVSPEGEIKSYEINDMGIGRNADELVRKLEASQFVAEHGDKVCPANWKPGEETIAPSLDLVGKI, encoded by the coding sequence ATGAACTTAATTAACACAAAACTATTAGATTTCGAATGTGACGCCTATCAAGATGGAGACTTCATCAAAGTATCAACAGCAGACGTATTAGGTAAATGGAGTATTTTCTTCTTCTATCCAGCTGACTTTTCATTTGTTTGTCCAACAGAACTTGGCGACATGCAAGATCATTATGACCACCTAAAAGAGTTGAACTGTGAAGTATACTCAGTATCAGAAGATAGCCATTTTGTTCATAAAGCTTGGGCGGATGCGACAGATACGATTGGTAAAATCAAGTACCCAATGTTAGCTGATCCAAATGGTAAAATTGCTCGTTTCTTTGGCGTTTTAAATGAAGATTTAGGTCAAGCATACCGTGGAACATTTATCGTTAGCCCAGAAGGCGAAATTAAATCTTACGAAATCAATGACATGGGAATCGGCCGTAACGCTGATGAGTTAGTTCGTAAATTAGAAGCCTCTCAATTTGTAGCAGAACACGGCGATAAAGTTTGTCCAGCAAACTGGAAACCAGGCGAAGAAACAATCGCACCAAGTTTAGACTTAGTTGGTAAAATCTAA